A part of Aegilops tauschii subsp. strangulata cultivar AL8/78 chromosome 2, Aet v6.0, whole genome shotgun sequence genomic DNA contains:
- the LOC109746411 gene encoding NAC domain-containing protein 58, whose amino-acid sequence MAMAQGQGAATSLPPGFRFHPTDEELILHYLRNRAAATPCPVPIIADVDIYKFDPWDLPSQAVYGDCEWYFFSPRDRKYPNGIRPNRAAGSGYWKATGTDKPIHDAATGQGVGVKKALVFYKGRPPKGTKTAWIMHEYRLAADPLAAAVNTYKPIKFRNVSMRLDDWVLCRIYKKTGLASPMVPPLSDYDHMADHDDLSGGGSTFDDAACSFYAHSSSSSSACGTMITQQQPHAGRLPTIPSFSELFDDYSLAQILDAEAEHGATHHLAVHPSLNQLLPVGDSAHGVQPSYYAPSSSSPDGSGGSAGKRKAASPEESSAKRLNGSCFDAPPQSATGWQAAASVLGGLSHQMLPQF is encoded by the exons ATGGCGATGGCGCAGGGGCAGGGGGCGGCAACGTCGCTGCCGCCGGGGTTCCGGTTCCACCCGACGGACGAGGAGCTCATCCTGCACTACCTCCGCAaccgcgccgccgccacgccgTGCCCCGTCCCCATCATCGCCGACGTCGACATCTACAAGTTCGATCCATGGGACCTCCCTT CCCAGGCGGTGTACGGCGACTGCGAGTGGTACTTCTTCAGCCCGCGGGACCGCAAGTACCCCAACGGCATCCGCCCCAACCGCGCCGCCGGGTCCGGCTATTGGAAGGCCACCGGCACCGACAAGCCCATCCACGACGCCGCCACCGGCCAGGGCGTCGGCGTCAAGAAGGCGCTCGTCTTCTACAAGGGCCGCCCGCCCAAGGGCACCAAGACCGCCTGGATCATGCACGAGTACCGCCTCGCCGCCgaccccctcgccgccgccgtcaacACCTACAAGCCCATCAAGTTCCGCAACGTCTCCATGAGG TTGGATGACTGGGTGCTCTGCCGGATCTACAAGAAGACCGGCCTGGCGTCGCCGATGGTGCCGCCGCTGTCCGACTACGACCACATGGCCGACCACGACGACCTCTCCGGCGGCGGCAGCACCTTCGACGACGCCGCCTGCAGCTTCTACGCgcactccagcagcagcagcagcgcctgCGGAACCATGATCACGCAGCAGCAGCCGCACGCCGGGAGGCTCCCCACGATCCCGTCCTTCTCCGAGCTCTTCGACGACTACTCGCTCGCGCAGATCCTCGACGCCGAGGCCGAGCACGGCGCCACCCACCACCTCGCCGTCCACCCCTCCCTGAACCAGCTCCTCCCCGTCGGCGACAGCGCGCACGGAGTGCAGCCGTCGTACTACGCGCCGTCGTCGTCATCGCCGGACGGCAGCGGCGGGAGCGCGGGGAAACGCAAGGCGGCGAGCCCGGAAGAATCATCGGCCAAGAGGCTCAACGGGTCGTGCTTCGACGCGCCGCCGCAGTCGGCGACCGGCTGGCAGGCGGCGGCGTCGGTGCTGGGCGGCCTCAGCCATCAGATGCTTCCTCAGTTCTAA